In one Lolium rigidum isolate FL_2022 chromosome 3, APGP_CSIRO_Lrig_0.1, whole genome shotgun sequence genomic region, the following are encoded:
- the LOC124694262 gene encoding uncharacterized protein LOC124694262, producing the protein MDLYAGVCSEAARSARRLRKNVEDEGERFCRDLWAQRRRILDGYLTLHGVNYILKFPDLEPVELKESAAEETLKEDAMRWRFEQYLITEHGCNYRTKERVKVWHFDMFKKCALEVEKRNAEGGGASFGTDLFWAETELEFRKRREVEDN; encoded by the exons ATGGATCTCTACGCGGGGGTCTGCAGCGAGGCCGCCCGTTCCGCTCGAAGGCTGCGCAAGAacgtggaggacgagggggagagaTTCTGCCGTGACCTCTGGGCGCAGAG GAGAAGAATCCTGGATGGCTACCTTACCTTGCATGGGGTAAACTACATTCTCAAGTTTCCTGATCTGGAACCAGTAG AGCTCAAGGAGTCTGCAGCTGAGGAGACCCTGAAGGAGGATGCCATGAGGTGGAGGTTCGAGCAGTACCTGATTACCGAGCACGGCTGCAATTACAGGACCAAGGAGAGGGTGAAGGTGTGGCACTTTGACATGTTCAAGAAATGTGCTCTGGAGGTCGAGAAGCGTAACGCGGAGGGCGGTGGGGCCTCCTTTGGGACAGACCTGTTCTGGGCCGAGACCGAGCTAGAGTTCCGCAAACGCCGTGAGGTCGAAGATAATTGA